In one window of Posidoniimonas corsicana DNA:
- the recJ gene encoding single-stranded-DNA-specific exonuclease RecJ, whose translation MAKRWRIATHDADRAQSLERSAGVPPIVARLLVARGIFSPDEAQQFLAPKLSALRDPAELPGVDAAAGILHAAIADRKPIVVYGDYDADGMTATAILLRCLRLAGADASFYVPHRLDEGYGMNVEALRTLADQGAKVVVTVDNGIASLAEADAARQLGLQLIVTDHHQMADRLPDADAIVHPRLPGHDYPFDGLCGAAVAFKLAWALCQRVSDAKRVTEPMRRFLLQAVGLAAIGTVADVVPLVDENRILVRAGLGALRQHQLPGLAELERVAKLTDTPELGSEDIAFALAPRLNAAGRMGQADLAVELLTTDSRERAQELADYLDELNQTRQSIERSVLLSARKQAKQYLSGGAAPALVLADRDWHPGIIGIVAGKLAEQYCLPVVMIALDKLGASAGIGSGRTAPGFDLGGAFAACREHLVSCGGHAAAAGLRIDEQNLEAFRIDFCAHAEQQLGGGERVGEVLIDAEAPLSALTHQTVSQIEQLAPFGHGNRRPTLCTSDVRLAGPPRRMGGAGRHLSVDLEQAGVKLRAVAFGAGDREEELLRVDGPLSIAFRPVINTFRGWAKVEMHLEDWRTQEESQKESSRAPSAGAQESFLPR comes from the coding sequence ATGGCCAAGCGCTGGCGAATCGCGACCCACGACGCCGACCGCGCCCAGTCCCTCGAGCGGTCGGCCGGCGTCCCGCCGATCGTCGCCCGGCTGCTGGTCGCCCGCGGGATCTTCTCTCCCGACGAGGCCCAGCAGTTCCTCGCGCCCAAGCTGAGCGCCCTCCGCGACCCGGCCGAGCTGCCGGGCGTTGACGCCGCGGCCGGCATCCTGCACGCCGCGATCGCGGACCGCAAGCCGATTGTCGTCTACGGCGACTACGACGCCGACGGCATGACCGCCACCGCCATCCTGCTGCGGTGCCTCCGCTTGGCCGGCGCCGACGCCAGCTTCTACGTGCCGCACCGCCTGGACGAGGGCTACGGCATGAACGTCGAGGCGCTCCGCACGCTGGCCGATCAGGGCGCCAAGGTCGTGGTCACCGTGGACAACGGCATCGCCAGCCTGGCCGAGGCGGACGCCGCCCGCCAGCTCGGCCTGCAGCTCATCGTGACCGACCACCACCAGATGGCCGACCGGCTGCCCGACGCCGACGCCATCGTGCACCCGCGCCTGCCGGGGCACGACTACCCGTTCGACGGCCTGTGCGGCGCCGCGGTCGCGTTCAAGTTGGCCTGGGCGCTCTGCCAACGCGTGAGCGACGCCAAGCGCGTCACCGAGCCGATGCGGCGGTTCCTGCTGCAGGCGGTCGGCCTGGCCGCGATCGGCACCGTGGCCGACGTGGTGCCGCTGGTCGACGAGAACCGCATCCTGGTCCGCGCCGGGCTCGGCGCGCTGCGGCAGCACCAGCTGCCCGGCCTGGCCGAGCTGGAGCGCGTCGCGAAGCTGACCGACACGCCCGAGCTGGGCAGCGAGGACATCGCGTTCGCGCTGGCGCCCCGGCTCAACGCGGCGGGGCGGATGGGGCAGGCCGACCTGGCGGTCGAGCTGCTCACCACCGACTCCCGCGAGCGCGCCCAGGAGCTGGCCGACTACCTCGACGAACTCAACCAGACCCGCCAGTCGATCGAGCGGAGCGTGCTGCTGTCCGCCCGCAAGCAGGCCAAGCAGTACCTGTCGGGCGGCGCGGCGCCGGCGCTGGTGCTGGCCGACCGCGACTGGCACCCCGGCATCATCGGGATCGTGGCCGGCAAGCTGGCCGAGCAGTACTGCCTGCCGGTGGTGATGATCGCGCTCGACAAGCTCGGCGCGAGCGCCGGCATCGGCTCGGGCCGCACGGCCCCCGGCTTCGACCTCGGCGGCGCGTTCGCCGCCTGCCGCGAGCACCTGGTGAGCTGCGGCGGGCACGCCGCGGCCGCGGGCCTGCGGATCGACGAGCAGAACCTCGAGGCGTTCCGCATCGACTTCTGCGCCCACGCCGAGCAGCAGCTCGGCGGCGGCGAGCGGGTGGGCGAGGTGCTGATCGACGCCGAGGCGCCGCTCTCCGCGCTCACCCACCAGACCGTCAGCCAGATCGAGCAGCTCGCGCCGTTCGGGCACGGCAACCGGCGGCCCACGCTCTGCACGTCCGACGTCCGGCTGGCCGGCCCGCCCCGCCGGATGGGCGGCGCGGGGCGGCACCTGTCGGTGGACCTGGAGCAGGCCGGCGTGAAGCTGCGGGCCGTGGCGTTTGGCGCCGGCGACCGGGAGGAAGAGCTGCTCCGCGTCGACGGGCCGCTTTCTATTGCGTTCCGCCCGGTGATCAACACCTTCCGCGGCTGGGCCAAGGTCGAGATGCACCTGGAAGACTGGCGCACGCAAGAAGAGTCGCAGAAAGAAAGCTCACGCGCGCCGTCGGCCGGGGCTCAAGAGAGCTTCTTGCCCCGCTGA
- a CDS encoding ABC transporter permease, with amino-acid sequence MRFSRLVTANLLGRPVRTLLTLSGIAVAVGAVVALVGVSAGFEKAMLDSYESRNVDLVVLQAGKMQQMMSVLPESLGEQLAALDGVETVTPFLMDVVSLSQEDVMGVTIQGWPQDSPQWDQYELIDGQPLEASGPKSLLVGKRLAELLNKHAGDQLEVYEGEPFNVAGVYERFIRFEDGAIAMPLADLQDLMFREGEVSLFMVTATESARTDLPGLTARIHALQSGLEVAPPSEFAENSPELKTVRSIAWLTSSIALVVGAVGILNTMLMAVFERTKEIAMMRAVGWRRSRVMRLVMSEALLLALGGAVLGSLGAIALMRVLSYSPSAGRLVSGDVSGEVVLQGFIVALVLGLLGGLYPAYRASRLAPIEGLRHE; translated from the coding sequence ATGCGATTCTCCCGTTTGGTCACCGCCAACCTGCTCGGCCGCCCCGTGCGGACGCTGCTCACGCTGTCGGGCATCGCCGTGGCGGTCGGCGCGGTGGTGGCGCTGGTCGGCGTGTCGGCCGGGTTCGAGAAGGCGATGCTCGACTCCTACGAGAGCCGCAACGTCGACCTGGTGGTGCTGCAGGCCGGCAAGATGCAGCAGATGATGAGCGTGCTGCCCGAGTCGCTCGGCGAGCAGCTCGCCGCGCTCGACGGCGTCGAGACCGTCACGCCGTTCCTGATGGACGTGGTGTCGCTCAGCCAAGAAGACGTGATGGGCGTCACGATCCAGGGCTGGCCCCAGGACAGCCCGCAGTGGGACCAGTACGAGCTGATCGACGGCCAACCGCTCGAAGCGAGCGGCCCCAAGTCGCTGCTGGTCGGCAAGCGGCTGGCCGAGCTGCTCAACAAGCACGCCGGCGACCAACTGGAGGTCTACGAGGGCGAGCCGTTCAACGTGGCCGGCGTGTACGAGCGGTTCATCCGCTTCGAGGACGGCGCCATCGCCATGCCGCTGGCCGACCTGCAGGACCTGATGTTCCGCGAGGGCGAGGTGAGCCTGTTCATGGTCACCGCGACCGAGTCCGCCCGCACGGACCTGCCGGGCCTTACCGCGCGGATCCACGCGCTGCAGTCGGGCCTGGAGGTGGCGCCGCCGAGCGAGTTCGCCGAGAACTCGCCCGAGCTCAAAACCGTGCGGTCCATCGCCTGGCTGACCTCCAGCATCGCGCTGGTGGTGGGCGCCGTGGGGATCCTCAACACGATGCTGATGGCCGTGTTCGAGCGGACTAAGGAGATCGCGATGATGCGGGCGGTGGGCTGGCGCCGCAGCCGCGTGATGCGGCTGGTGATGAGCGAGGCGCTGCTGCTGGCGCTCGGCGGCGCGGTGCTGGGGAGCCTGGGCGCGATCGCGTTGATGCGGGTGCTGTCGTACTCCCCGTCGGCCGGCCGGCTGGTAAGCGGCGACGTGTCCGGCGAGGTGGTGCTGCAGGGCTTCATCGTGGCGCTGGTGCTCGGCCTGCTGGGCGGCCTCTACCCCGCCTACCGCGCTTCTCGCCTGGCTCCGATCGAAGGGCTGCGGCACGAGTAG
- a CDS encoding suppressor of fused domain protein codes for MNDERAETNDDDADEFQRWWDARVSAMENVLGKSHDMHGHAVVPLQFGPEMGGAADIVYFHEHIDGIVSVTSELIGCDEQRFNTLGNYELMVCHRGEEEWGPNIISQLAHYTLEAELNPGETMDIGPAVPDGSSIHALLFLEYARFPVLGRDCGLLLCLGITAEELAKCREGRLPEVEAALKQRNVYPYTELYRESVV; via the coding sequence ATGAACGACGAACGGGCCGAAACGAACGACGATGATGCTGACGAGTTCCAACGCTGGTGGGATGCGCGTGTCTCCGCGATGGAGAACGTGCTTGGCAAGTCACACGACATGCACGGGCATGCCGTGGTCCCTCTCCAGTTCGGGCCAGAGATGGGTGGCGCCGCCGACATCGTCTACTTTCATGAGCACATTGACGGCATCGTATCGGTTACCTCCGAATTGATCGGGTGCGACGAGCAGCGGTTCAACACGCTTGGCAACTACGAACTCATGGTTTGCCACCGAGGTGAGGAGGAGTGGGGCCCGAACATCATCAGTCAACTGGCGCATTACACGCTTGAGGCAGAACTGAACCCGGGTGAAACGATGGACATTGGCCCGGCTGTTCCCGATGGATCAAGCATTCATGCGTTGCTCTTTCTCGAGTACGCCAGGTTTCCCGTGCTTGGCCGCGACTGCGGTTTACTGCTCTGCCTTGGCATCACTGCAGAAGAACTTGCGAAGTGTCGCGAGGGCCGTCTGCCTGAAGTCGAGGCGGCCCTGAAGCAACGTAATGTCTACCCTTATACGGAGTTGTACCGAGAATCCGTTGTATGA
- a CDS encoding DUF3754 domain-containing protein, producing MPMHQTLETAADRSIEKECWRPERRFVPLRAEDLADLLVQDAAAFGVDCASLRGVFDEVRAVIEQEGSYFHSELELAYARFNPDRETLRVTDDEPSEQSAYDALHRQLSYLLDKANFERLDDVRIAEVVERASTARIHVRIHPDRVERLELWVRGHGHTSCRRRTIRCPIRGAEFKTPVFKRLAVIAQLKDEPDVLIKMFKDIPEHDVEALLPHAEAAMTLLDRIKLLGSGAGVAGAMAMKLAKVALAFAMLSKILWILAVGVGTIALRTFFGYKNAKTSRDWRRTQRLYFQNLGNNASALQLLISSVKQEELKEAYLAYAFTLDPARRDEPEERLNQRIAAYLYKKLGVEVDFDLPDALETLGRLDLWRREGELLARPPLDARQRLEDHRREQRSSDYHARAIKIYVGEPGAAPRPSVEPPRRAIELSPGQRGKKLS from the coding sequence ATGCCCATGCACCAGACACTCGAAACCGCCGCCGACCGGTCGATCGAAAAGGAGTGCTGGCGCCCCGAGCGGCGGTTCGTGCCGCTGCGGGCCGAGGACCTGGCGGACCTGCTGGTGCAGGACGCGGCCGCCTTCGGCGTCGACTGCGCAAGCCTGCGGGGCGTGTTCGACGAGGTCCGCGCGGTGATCGAGCAGGAGGGGAGCTACTTCCACAGCGAGCTGGAGCTGGCCTACGCGCGGTTCAACCCCGACCGCGAGACGCTCCGGGTCACCGACGACGAGCCGAGCGAACAGTCTGCTTACGACGCGCTGCATCGCCAGCTCTCCTATCTTCTCGACAAGGCAAACTTTGAGCGACTAGACGACGTCCGCATCGCCGAGGTGGTCGAGCGGGCCAGCACCGCCCGCATCCACGTGCGGATCCACCCGGACCGCGTCGAGCGGCTGGAGCTGTGGGTGCGCGGCCACGGGCACACGAGCTGCCGGCGGCGCACTATCCGCTGCCCGATCCGCGGCGCCGAGTTCAAGACGCCCGTCTTCAAGCGGCTGGCGGTCATCGCGCAGCTGAAGGACGAGCCGGACGTGCTGATCAAGATGTTCAAGGACATCCCCGAGCACGACGTCGAGGCGCTGCTGCCCCACGCCGAGGCCGCCATGACGCTGCTTGACCGGATCAAGCTGCTCGGTTCCGGCGCAGGCGTGGCGGGCGCCATGGCGATGAAGCTGGCCAAGGTGGCGCTGGCGTTCGCCATGCTCAGCAAGATCCTGTGGATCCTGGCGGTGGGCGTGGGCACCATCGCGCTGCGCACGTTCTTCGGCTACAAGAACGCCAAGACCAGCCGCGACTGGCGGCGCACGCAGCGGCTCTACTTCCAGAACCTGGGGAACAACGCCAGCGCGCTGCAGCTGTTGATCTCGTCGGTTAAGCAGGAGGAGCTGAAGGAGGCGTACCTGGCTTACGCGTTCACGCTCGACCCGGCCCGCCGTGACGAGCCCGAGGAGCGGCTCAACCAGCGGATCGCGGCGTACCTGTACAAGAAGCTGGGTGTCGAGGTCGACTTCGACCTGCCCGACGCGCTCGAGACGCTCGGCCGGCTTGACCTGTGGCGACGCGAGGGCGAGCTGCTCGCCCGGCCGCCGCTGGACGCCCGCCAGCGGCTGGAGGACCACCGCCGCGAGCAGCGTTCGAGCGATTACCACGCCCGCGCGATCAAGATCTACGTGGGGGAGCCGGGCGCGGCGCCGCGGCCAAGCGTCGAACCGCCGCGTCGCGCGATTGAGCTGAGCCCCGGTCAGCGGGGCAAGAAGCTCTCTTGA